A region of the Paenibacillus sp. J23TS9 genome:
ATGGCACAAGAAAGCTTTGGAACACCCCTGCGCATACTTTTCGGTATTTGCTGCTTGTTATGCTTGGCCGTAGCAATTGCAGGTCGTTACCTGCCCAAGGGAAAATCTCATAACCATCATCTCTCCGCATCTTAGTGGGATATATCAAGAGCAATTCTTGACTAAGCTTGAACTTTCATTCAACTCAGGCGATAATGAATTGTTACTGACGCTATGATTCACGAAAAGCGATATCAGGTAATATGGCGGAGAACCGACAAAGGAGGAATAAGGATGCCAACTATTCTTGTTGAGGGAAAAGGACCGATTGAAATTGAAGAAGGAAAGAAACTGGTGTTAGCTTTGGAGGATAACGGGGTAGATATCCTACATCGCTGCGGAGGGAATGCAAGATGTACAACCTGCCGCGTGGAAATTCTCGAAGGTGATGCCGGACCTATGGGCGAAGCAGAAGCGGAGATACTGGAGAAGAAAGGATTTACGGAGCCAAACGTTCGTTTATCCTGTCAGATTCGCGTACATATGGATCTATCGGTAAAGCCGATCATGACCGTGTCCGAGACAGGTATGGATGCGGGAAAGAGACCCGAAGAATAAAGCATGTATTCATAAGAAAAAAAGCGGCGGCCACTCATTCAATGAGAAGGCTCCCGCTTTTTTAATTCTAATTTATTTCAATTGCCATCGTGCTGGAGCATTTGGCACTCCCAATTTTGTCTGGTGATATATTATTTCCCTCTGGCATAATTGGTTATGCGAAATGTTGTCATATATTTCATCATTACCTCATAGTCTATCAATAATATTGCTGGTAACTTTAGAAGTATCTTATTTCAGCAGCCAAAGTGCAGGTACGTTCGATGGCTCCCAACCAACGAGGGACGTATGCGGCTGGCGGCATTCATAAGTTGCACCATTATAAGAGACGAGGGTACCTGTTGTGTAAGCAACATTTGGTGCCCAAGGAGCGGCTGCCGGAGCTGATGCGGTAGTCGCCGTTACTGCGTTGCTGTTTGCGGATTCATTGCCCGCTGCATCAATGGCGCGGACCGTAAACGTAAAGGATGTGTTTGCTGTCAAACCGGAAGCCGTATAGCTGAGCGTGGTTCCAGATACGGTTCCGGCAAGTGCAGATCCTTTGTACACTCGGTAGCCTGTAACACCTACATTATCTGTAGCCGCACTCCAGGATAAGGAGATCGAGGAGGAGGTAGGCGTACCGCTTACTTGAAGACCCGCCGGGGCGGAAGGTGCCGTCGTATCGGTTGGAGGAAGAGAGGTCGTAACGAATGTTACCGCATTGCTTGCAGATGAAGTATTACCTGCTGCGTCAACTGCCTTCACGGTGAATGTGTAGGAAGTATTGGCAGTGAGACCCGTTACATTATAACTGAGCGTGGAACCGCCAGTTGTCGTTACTAACGTTGAGCCATTGTAAACTTTATATCCCGTAACACCAACATTATCGGTTGATGCTCCCCAGGAGAGAGAGGCGCCAGTGCTCGAAACGTTAGAAGCTACCAGACCGGTCGGTGCCGTTGGAGCGGTAGTATCCGAAGGATTACCCCCGCCTCCGCCAAAGTCAACGTCAATCACATTATAGAAAGCGTTGGCTGTATCGGCAATCTCCCAAACAGCGAGGATTACTTGATAGCCAGTTCTGCTAGGAACAGTGCAAGTATCAGAGTAGGTTGCTGGCGGCTGGCCCGTATAATTCACCGAACAAAATGGAGTAAGGTCAAAAGAATCACGGGTGAGTGCGGTATTCGGGTTCCAGTTTTGCTTGGTAATGTAATACTTCCAGCTTGTAGTGGAATGTCTGGCTGTCAAATTCCAAGTGAAGGTGTTCGTACCCGGAGACATGTTCACTTTCGACCAGCGGGTGGAAGTCTGCTCGTCCATTGTTGGGAAAGCACCGTTCGCGCTGGCGATTTTACCATCAGCAGGTCCAGCCGCCGGGAAGCCTTTTGGAGCTTCAAGACTCTGCGGCTCATACACGATGGATCCGCAGTTGGAATTAACGCCCGTTTTACATAGATAAGCGCGGCTGCCTGGTGATTGAACATAGCCGTGAGCAGATGCTCGGTCGGCAATAAGAAGCATTAAGGCTGCCATAAATAAAAGCATAGCACCGGCAATAAACCATTTCATAAGCCTGTGATTTGGTAAACGAAGTGTAGTCATACTAAAACCTCCTCCAATTTTTTTAAAAAAGTGAACAGCCGTAAACATTCATCCGACAGGACCGATCGCAACACCTCCCTTATAGATGTTTCCTACATGAAGGAACCACTGGCCGACCAGCAATTTTCGCGAGACTTCTCGTTGTTCATGCTATATAAACTCGAATTGAGCTTATATAATTACCAATAAAAGCGTTTACAAATTGTCTGTTAACAACGATGAAATCCAAGACCGAACGTTGGAAGACAGCGATAGACGTAACTTTAGTGATAGATGAATGTCGTTTGAATTTCACAAATTGATCTATAAATAGTAAAAAATAGTATTGATAATATAAAAATAACCGATAATTTCCAGTTCTTCAATTATACTAATCAACGATTTTCGATAGTAAATGACGATTTTATGTCATAGATCTATTCAGATAGATTTTAGCTCATTCCATGATTTACAAGAAAACGTTTTATTTTCATAATAAAATAGAGAAAGAACACCACCTTGGGTAGATATCCTGCAACTTATGATTTTACTAGCGAAAATCGATAAATTGAGGAGGATTACAGTTCATGACTGAACCCAGAAACTTAAAGAAATTGATTGCAGAAATGACACTCGAAGAGAAAGCAGAACTCTGCGGCGGCGCTGATTTTTGGCATACGAAAGGCGTAGAGCGCTTGGGAATTCCAGCAATCCGGGTGGCCGATGGTCCTCATGGACTGCGTGTACAGAAACAGGCGGATGATCATCTCGGCATATACATGAGTGAGCCCTCAACCTGTTTTCCAACGGCTGCTGGCACAGCTAGCTCCTGGAATGTCGAACTTCTTCGGGAAATGGGTGCTGCTTTGGGTGAAGAGTGCCAGGCAGCAGAGGTAGGCATATTGCTTGGTCCAGGAGTCAATATCAAACGTTCACCCCTATGCGGAAGGAATTTCGAATACTACTCTGAGGATCCGTATCTCTCATCCCGCTTGGCTGCTGCCTTCATTGAAGTTGTGCAGAGCCAGGGGGTTGGTACATCACTGAAGCATTTTGCTGTAAATAACCAGGAGCACCGGCGGATGACAGTTAATGCCGTATTAGACGAGCGGACGCTGCGCGAAATCTATTTGGCCAGCTTTGAAGGCGCTGTTAAACAAGCCAAGCCTTGGACCGTTATGTGTTCCTATAACAAAGTTAACGGGGAATATGCCTCTGAGAATAAGTATCTTCTCACAGATATCCTAAAAGAGGAGTGGGGGCACGAAGGTTTCGTCGTATCCGACTGGGGTGCAACAAATGAGCGGGTTAAGGGTCTTGCTGCAGGTCTTGAACTCGAAATGCCTTTTGACGCGGGTTCGGCGAGGATCATGGAAAGTGTGCAGAAGGGAGAATTATCCGAGGAAGTGCTCGACCAATCACTTGAACGCTTGTTAGCTGTTGTGTTCAAGGCTTACGACAGCAAGAAGGCGGATGCCATGTATGATAGAGATGCACATCATCAGCTGGCAAGAAAGGTAGCTCATGAAAGCATGGTATTACTTAAAAATGAGGATCACATCCTGCCTCTTCCTAAAAAAGGGAAAATTGCTGTCGTAGGTGAACTTGCTGTTTCGCCCAGATTTCAGGGTGGAGGCAGCTCCCATGTCAATCCGAATAAAATAGACGATATATTGAGTGAGCTGGCCAAGGCAGCGGGAGAAGCGGAAATCATTTTCTCGCAGGGCTATAAGCTGGCAGAAGATGCGGTGGATCCTCCAATGTCCCTGGAAGCCGTGGAGGCAGCTCAAAAAGCCGATTCGGTACTCATATTTGCAGGTTTGCCCGAACGCTATGAGTCAGAAGGGTATGACCGGACACATCTTTCCATCCCTGCTAACCAGTTGTCTCTGATTCAGGAAATTGCCGCGGTCCAGCCTAATGTGGTAGTGGTTCTGAGCAATGGCTCGCCGGTTGAGTTGCCTTGGTTGGATCAGGCTAAGGGCGTACTGGAATGCTATCTCGGCGGTCAGGCACTTGGCAGTGCGGCGGCAGACTTGATTTTTGGCGACGTAAACCCGAGCGGGAAGCTTGCGGAATCTTTTCCGAAAAAGCTCGAGCATAATCCGTCTCATCCATACTTTCCTGGAGAAGGCGATAGTGTTGAATACCGGGAGGGCCTTTTTGTCGGCTACCGCTATTATGATTCGAAAGCCATTGAGCCGCTTTTCCCATTTGGGCATGGTCTCAGCTATACAAGCTTTGAATATTCGAATCTGACGGTTGACCGATATGACATGCTGGATACGGATACACTTACAGTCCGACTGATGGTATGCAATACAGGCAGCCGGGCCGGAAAGGAAGTCGTCCAGCTGTATGTTCGGGACGTACAGAGCCAAGTGATTCGTCCGGTACAAGAGTTGAAAGGATTCGCCAAAGTCGAACTGCAGCCAGGGGAGCAAAAAATGGTATCCTTCACGCTGGGTAAACGCGCCTTTGCTTACTACAATACAGAATTAAGAGATTGGCATGTGGAGACAGGTGAATTTCAGATTATCGCTGCCAGATCTTCCAGAGATGCAGGGAAATCGTTGACCGTACATGTCACTTCCACCACAACAATAAAAAAGACATTTACTCGGAATTCGACGATTGGAGATATCCTGGCAGACCCGGTAGCCAGAGCGATTGTTGAGCCGTTATTGAAGCAAAATGCGGGCGTTCAAGAGGATGACAGTGATGCGGCACATGTTTCAATGGCCATGATGATGGACGCACCGGTGCGAGTGGTAGTAGCATTCAGTCAAGGTGCAGTATCCGAGGAAATGGTTGAAGCTCTTCTGAACCGGATTAATGAGCAAAACCAAAGCAGTTAACAACATATATATTATGTAAACTTCTTAAAGATTAGTTAGTTAATCAGATAAAATAATACATCAAAATGATGAGGTACAATATGAAAGCATGGAACAGATCTGCACTTCTTATTTTTGGCATCGGGTTTTCCAATCTTGGAAACTGGATTTATTTTGTAGCTATTAACCTTCTTATCATTAATCTGACAGGTTCAGCAGCTGCGGTAGCCGGGTTTTTTATTGTAAAGCCAGTCGCCATGCTGCTGA
Encoded here:
- a CDS encoding 2Fe-2S iron-sulfur cluster-binding protein; translation: MPTILVEGKGPIEIEEGKKLVLALEDNGVDILHRCGGNARCTTCRVEILEGDAGPMGEAEAEILEKKGFTEPNVRLSCQIRVHMDLSVKPIMTVSETGMDAGKRPEE
- a CDS encoding lytic polysaccharide monooxygenase; the encoded protein is MTTLRLPNHRLMKWFIAGAMLLFMAALMLLIADRASAHGYVQSPGSRAYLCKTGVNSNCGSIVYEPQSLEAPKGFPAAGPADGKIASANGAFPTMDEQTSTRWSKVNMSPGTNTFTWNLTARHSTTSWKYYITKQNWNPNTALTRDSFDLTPFCSVNYTGQPPATYSDTCTVPSRTGYQVILAVWEIADTANAFYNVIDVDFGGGGGNPSDTTAPTAPTGLVASNVSSTGASLSWGASTDNVGVTGYKVYNGSTLVTTTGGSTLSYNVTGLTANTSYTFTVKAVDAAGNTSSASNAVTFVTTSLPPTDTTAPSAPAGLQVSGTPTSSSISLSWSAATDNVGVTGYRVYKGSALAGTVSGTTLSYTASGLTANTSFTFTVRAIDAAGNESANSNAVTATTASAPAAAPWAPNVAYTTGTLVSYNGATYECRQPHTSLVGWEPSNVPALWLLK
- a CDS encoding glycoside hydrolase family 3 C-terminal domain-containing protein, with protein sequence MTEPRNLKKLIAEMTLEEKAELCGGADFWHTKGVERLGIPAIRVADGPHGLRVQKQADDHLGIYMSEPSTCFPTAAGTASSWNVELLREMGAALGEECQAAEVGILLGPGVNIKRSPLCGRNFEYYSEDPYLSSRLAAAFIEVVQSQGVGTSLKHFAVNNQEHRRMTVNAVLDERTLREIYLASFEGAVKQAKPWTVMCSYNKVNGEYASENKYLLTDILKEEWGHEGFVVSDWGATNERVKGLAAGLELEMPFDAGSARIMESVQKGELSEEVLDQSLERLLAVVFKAYDSKKADAMYDRDAHHQLARKVAHESMVLLKNEDHILPLPKKGKIAVVGELAVSPRFQGGGSSHVNPNKIDDILSELAKAAGEAEIIFSQGYKLAEDAVDPPMSLEAVEAAQKADSVLIFAGLPERYESEGYDRTHLSIPANQLSLIQEIAAVQPNVVVVLSNGSPVELPWLDQAKGVLECYLGGQALGSAAADLIFGDVNPSGKLAESFPKKLEHNPSHPYFPGEGDSVEYREGLFVGYRYYDSKAIEPLFPFGHGLSYTSFEYSNLTVDRYDMLDTDTLTVRLMVCNTGSRAGKEVVQLYVRDVQSQVIRPVQELKGFAKVELQPGEQKMVSFTLGKRAFAYYNTELRDWHVETGEFQIIAARSSRDAGKSLTVHVTSTTTIKKTFTRNSTIGDILADPVARAIVEPLLKQNAGVQEDDSDAAHVSMAMMMDAPVRVVVAFSQGAVSEEMVEALLNRINEQNQSS